TGATGGGTAGTCATCTACAGCTGGAAAGTGCACCGGGAAAAGGCAGTACCTTCTTCTTTGACCTGACGCTCAAAACGGAGGACGGAGAACCTATTTCCTGGGAAAAGATTGACCTGGTACAGCATGTACTCATTGTGGATGATAATGAAAACAACCGCATCATTCTGCGCAAAATGCTTCAGCTGCGGAACATTACTTTTGATGAAGCCGCGAATGGTATAGAGGCCTTACAGTTCCTGATGACGAAACAACAATATGACGTTATTCTCATGGATTACCATATGCCCGTGATGGATGGTATTGAGACCATCCGCAAGATCAGAGAGAACTTCGGAGACCTGGAAAAAGAACCGGCCATCATCCTGCTGCATAGTTCTGCGGATGATGAAAAGCTGATCAGGGCCAGTGAGGAACTGCATGTGAATCAACGGCTGTTAAAACCGATCAAAATGCAGGAAATGTTCCATGCATTGTCACATCTGTACATAAAAGGAGATACTGAAAACAGCTACCAGGTGGATATTGAAACAAAGAAAATAAAAGGGAATATCAGGATATTGATTGCAGAAGATAATCCGATCAATATGCTGCTTGCCAGTACGATCATCCGGAAGATCGCTCCGGCAGCACATATCATTGAAGTCAAGAACGGAAAGGAAGCTGTGGAGAGCTGTGAGCAGCAGATGCCCGATATGATCTTTATGGACATACAGATGCCGATTGTCAATGGGTATGAGGCGACAGGGCGGATCAGGGAAATCAGTACGCGGGTGCATGTGCCCATCATCGCGTTGACGGCGGGCAATGTGAAGGGGGAACGGGAGAAGTGTATAGCGGCAGGGATGGATGATTTTGTCACAAAGCCGTTTGTGGAGAGTAACCTGGTGGTGGTGTTTGAAAAGTGGCTGACGCGGAAAGTGACGGGGAAATAGCATCCAGTAGTTTCTGAAACCTCACATCACAATGTGAACCCACCACATGCTGTCCGATCACCTGTCCAGCACCGTCGAGTTCCAGCACCAGGTTGTCGTAATATGTATTACGCATGAAAGAGAATACCATCATTCTGATCACGATAAAATTACGGTCATTATAGATAAATGCACCCAGATGTTCAGGTACAAGGACAGGACTGTTATCAATAGCGGATGTCAGTTGTATGACCTTTCCATTGATGTTTAGTACCAGCCTGCTACCTGCAGTAATGACTGGTATTGCAGAGAGATCCCTGGGCGTACTAATAGCGTCAAGTTGCTCCACCTCGGACCGCATATACAAGTTACACAGAACGCCATTAATGGAATCCTCAATATACACCATCCTGATACTGTCATTCACGATATAGGTAGCAGGTCTGAGTGCTTTTTCCCTGTAAGATTTATCAGTGGTTCCCACATTGCAGGTGTCTGTGTTGGAAGCATCATTTGACATATCCTCGTCAGCCGGAGCATCAGTAAACGCCGGTTCAGTAATCGTGTCAGTAAGATGAATCGTATCTGTGACAATCTTATAGTTACCTGACGGGTTATTACAGGATATCAGCGTGCAGGTGCCTAATAAAACTAAAAAAAAGGAGGGTCTCATGCCAATTCTAATTAACATTGGTTTCATTCATCAATCATCCCACATACTTCCATTCCGCGTGTGCTGCTGCGAAGCCGTAAAATAACCAGTAGATGATACAACCGGCTATCAGTGTGATGAATCCAGCTATCATAAAGCTCCAGAACCAACGGGTTTTCCCCTTCAGAAACAGCAGACTGGCTGTGAGATAAAGCACACCACACACAATCACCGCCTGACCGAAGAAATCCCAGTATACAGGTTCAGGATCAAGAAAGGTACTGGCACAGGTAAGTCCTGCAAATGCAGCGAAAGCGGTGAGAAGCGCTATTCGTAAAGATATGCTGATGCGTGGTGTAAATAATAATTTCATAGATGATAATAGTCTCCAACTTCCAGTGTTTGTAGTTTTACTGCCCCTGACTTTGTATTTATCAATATTAATTGTCCCCTATTTGCCTCTTTCGTCTGGGTCGATTGAGCATGAATACGTCCCGCCATGAATAATACAGGCAACAACAATATCATAAAAAGCTGACTCCTGTTTAACATAGGCGTAACAGATTAGGATGCACTATCCGGCATAATGTAAGCCGGTAGCAATAATCGACTCAATATACAACTTAAAACGGAGAAGAGACAAACGTATAAAAAAGGCACTCCAATGAATAGGGAGTGCCCTTTTTTATAAAACAATTTACTTATCTGCTGATAACAACCTTTCTGGTAAACACCGTCTTTCCACTGATCTTCAATATATACACACCAGGCTCCAGTTTCTCCGCATCCGCATTTAACGTAAAATTCGGCGAAGCCTTTATTCGCTTATTCAGCACCACGGTACCGGCACTATTGTACAGTGTGATCAGTACATCCTCATCAGGAGAGAAATTGCGCAGACTGACATTGATCTGCTCACATGCCGGATTAGGATATACCACCACCTCTTTCTGTGCACGCACAGGTATGTGTGCTGCCGCAGCGGTACAGGCCACGCTACCAGAGAAAGCCATTTGTGTATCGGTAAACTGGGTATAACCGGCATTCACATCGACATTGGAAGTATGAGAAGCCGTGAGTCCATCACAGTTATTACGGCCATTATTTGTATGTGGCACCTGGAGATATACGCCTGCTGTACTACAGCTGGGGATTTCTGCATCCCCTCCTACTGTCACCCCCGATCCGAAAGCAGCACCCCATTCCATCGCATTCCCCTTTATAATAGCGGTGCCTGATATGGTACAGTTATTCAGGATAGCGTTCTCACTTACGTTGGCACTTCCAGAAACGGTGCCGTTCCATACATTGGCATTACCGGTTATCACCGCATTGTTCTGTACCGTTGCATTCTCCACCCAGGCAGTACCGTCTATTCTGGCATTACCAGATACATTAGCGTTACCTAATACGATCGCTCTGGGTCCTACATAAGCCGTCGCTGCTACAGTAGCTGTATTCGCCACCCATCCACCTCCATTGGTATGTACATGACCATTTGTTTTATAGGCAGCCCGGAAGTTAGTCTGATAGCCTTCCGGAACAGCATTCGCGATCCTTAATTCGTAGGGATATCTTTTTATCTTAGGAAAACCAGGCTCCCATACATAGGAAGTATGCGTGGTGGGTGCTCCCATGACTACCAGATATAGTCCTGTCTCATTACTGTTCATCTGAAAACTGATCTGACCATCATTCGCGTTACTCAATGCCCCGTAACGGGATACCGTACCATCGGCATTGGTCGCAACAAAGCCATATCTCCAGCCGGCGGTACTATTCACTTCCGTATGTCCTTTGAACTTAACCGTTACATTACGGGAGCTACAGGTGGTATATAAAGGAATGATGTTATAGCCATAGTCCTGCGGGGCGAAGGCATCAGGTACCACATAGCGGTTAGTAGTAGCGCTGATCTGTGTGAGCATGGTATACAGGCGCCATATATAATGCGGCTCTGACGTTTTCAGGGCTTCCCTGGCACTTCTCATGATGTTACCGAAGTTATTGCTGGTATAATCGTATGTCACTTCCCGTTTGGCATAGTTATACAGGAAATCGTTCAGCTGCGACTGATTCCAGCCTTTGAGCCGGCGGTACGTGATCAACGGATGTTCATTCGCAAGCGACTCTTTCCATAGTCTGTTCACCATTGTAATACCGTCTGTATCCTGAATAGTATACAGCCATTTGAATGTACCATAGTGATGGCGGGTAGAGCTCAGGTGAAAGCTCTGCGTACCCATCCAGCGGGGCAGGTCATCACCGGCAAAACGTGGGTACATCTGCGTACGCATGTAATTGGCATGCGCTTCCCAGAAGAAGCCGGCCGGCTCCCAGCCTACATAACCGCCGCCTACTGTATTCTCCTGGATAGAGATCATCCCCTGCAGTGCATGTGTGAGCTCATGACTGATCACGGCGCCATCGCGGGTGGCATTGGGATGTACCCACATGGCGCCGATGGTATTACCATAGGAACCACCAAATGCCCAGCCGGAAGGACCACCGGAACCCCAGGTATCATTCATTACGATGATGATCTTGTACTTACCCAGGTTAGTGGTCGGCGCATCAGAACAGAAACCCAGCTGCGTGACAAATTTAGTGTAGATCTTTTCCAGGGTATCACAAACGGACTGCGGATTGAACCGCAGGTTCACATCGGAATAGGTAGCTGGATTCGTACCCACGACATTGCCCCAGAATACAACAAAATTGGTTGATTGATATGACTTGCTGTAAGACCAGGTATTCAACGGGGCGGAAGAAAATTCCGATGGAATGAAGACAGTTTTTTGCGCGAAAGTGCTGCCCGTCAGTAACAGGCATAGCAATAACAGTACATGTGTTTTCATGAATGTGTTTTTTAATGACGACAGTTAACAATTGACCAGTGGAATCGGGCTACAGGGGACTAAGGGTTTTTCTACAGGTGTATATGACGAAAGTAAAATTAACGGAAATGGATATGGCCGTCATGACAGATATTAACGTATATGGACAGGATTTTAACAGAAACAGCCGGCGTAAATATGCCGGCTGTTTCTGTTATATACTATCAATGACTATCAGAACTTATAAGACACCGTACCGGTAAACGCTGTCGGCGGTATCGGATTGATGCTGTAATTTTCGTGCACGTAATAATTATACGTATTAGTGATGTTAGATACTTTCGCCATTACACCAAAACGTTTGAAAGAATAACCCGCACTCACGTCCAGGGTAGAGAATCCCGGCACAGAGATCAGGCGGTTATACTTCTGGGTCTGATTAATGGTATTATTCCATCCGGCGAAACGTTGTCCGATATAGTAATACCCTACGCCCAACTTCAGCCCCTTCAATTTAGACTGCTGTAAAGTATAAAACACACTTGCATTACCGGTATGATTCGGATTGCCTACCAGGCGTTCTCCTTCTACCGCACCACCTGTTACACCACTGGTGCTTTCGATCGTGATATTATTGTAGCTATATCCCGCAATTACATCCAATCCTGGTAATGGATGACCAGCGATATCTACTTCCACACCACGGCTGAGGGTCTTACCGATCAGCGCTTTCAGGTTGGCGTTGTTATTAGGCGTAACGCCGTCCTTCTGGAAAGGCGAGGTCTGCGCATAGTTATTATTTCTGATCTGATAAGCAGTAACGTTCACAGAAAGTTTACCTCCCAGGAAATCGTTCTTGATACCTGCTTCATACTGGTCGATCACAGATGGCTTCAGCGCATTACTGTCAATGTCTAAACCGTTGTTAGGTGTAAAGGAGTTAGCATAACTTATAAATAGCGCTGTACTTTCAATTGGTTTGTATACCAGTCCTAAACGCGGAGAGAACGCATGGTCATATTTTGCCTTCGTCTGCGAGGTGGTATTGGTTTTCATATCGAGTGTGGTAGGCGCTTCATTCTGCAGATAAGAGAATCTTACACCCGCCAGGAAATTCAGTTTGCTGTTGATCCTGATCAGGTCCTGTACATAGACACCGAAACGGTTGATAGGTGTGGTCACACTTTTGATCCTGGATGCATCGGGTACATCCGTACGAGCGGTGTACAGCTCAGGATGGAGGATATTAATGGTATCGTAAATAGTCGGCTGATTGTAAGAGAACGCTTTTGTATAATAACGATCACCGTCTACACCTGCGAGTACATTATGTTCCAGTCCACCGGTCCTGAACTTACCGGTCAGGTCAACCTGTGCCAGGTAGTAGTTTTCTGAGTTGAAGGCCCTGTTCAGCGGACGCGCCCATTTGCCATTGGCGTCTGCCTGTATCCTTTCCACTGCATAATAATCCCTGCTATAGCGCTGGTAGGTAAGGGTACCATTCAGCGACCAGTTGTCATTCAGCTGATGTTTAATAGCTGCACCGGCAGACGATTGCTGTGTATGTGCATACTGCCATGGTGTACCGAAAAAGCTGTTCCGTGGCACATCTGCTATCCTGGTATTATCCAGGGAGCCGATACCGAAATCAGGCGTAAAGTCATGTTTCAGATAGTCACCCTGTACAAGCAGCGTTGTACGTTCATTCAGTTTGAACAGCAGCGATGGGTTGACATAATAACGTTTGGAGTGTACCTTATCACGATAGCTGTCGGTGGTTTCAAATGTACCGTTTATACGATAGGCGACCTTGGATGACAGAGGGCCATATACATCAAATGCAGGCTTCAGCAGACCGAAACTACCGGCACGTACATTCACCTCACCACCAAAACTGAATGACGGTTGTTTGGTCACCATGTTCAGTACTGCGCCCGGAGAAACATTCCCATAGAGGATGGCAGCACTGCCTTTCAGTACTTCTACTTTTTCCAGGGAGCTCATTTCAGGCATCACACCGGAGTTCACACGGGCGCCGTTCTTAAACATATTGCTGCTGGAAAAACTATATCCTCTTGCATTAAACGCCTCCTGTGTACCGGCACGGGTGGAGGCCATATATACACCATTTACATTCTTCACGACATCACTCAGGCGCTGCACCTGCTGCTCTTCAAGCACCTCATGTCCGATCACCGCAACCCCTTGTGGCAGGTCGATCGCTGCTACAGGTAGTTTACCAATGCTTACAGGACGTTTATTGATGGTGCGCGTCCTGTTACCTTCCACGACGATCTCATTCAGCTGGGCGGAAGTTGCTTCCAGTGACAACGATACATCTGCTGTCTGATCGGCGACGACAGT
The DNA window shown above is from Chitinophaga agri and carries:
- a CDS encoding DUF6055 domain-containing protein; translation: MKTHVLLLLCLLLTGSTFAQKTVFIPSEFSSAPLNTWSYSKSYQSTNFVVFWGNVVGTNPATYSDVNLRFNPQSVCDTLEKIYTKFVTQLGFCSDAPTTNLGKYKIIIVMNDTWGSGGPSGWAFGGSYGNTIGAMWVHPNATRDGAVISHELTHALQGMISIQENTVGGGYVGWEPAGFFWEAHANYMRTQMYPRFAGDDLPRWMGTQSFHLSSTRHHYGTFKWLYTIQDTDGITMVNRLWKESLANEHPLITYRRLKGWNQSQLNDFLYNYAKREVTYDYTSNNFGNIMRSAREALKTSEPHYIWRLYTMLTQISATTNRYVVPDAFAPQDYGYNIIPLYTTCSSRNVTVKFKGHTEVNSTAGWRYGFVATNADGTVSRYGALSNANDGQISFQMNSNETGLYLVVMGAPTTHTSYVWEPGFPKIKRYPYELRIANAVPEGYQTNFRAAYKTNGHVHTNGGGWVANTATVAATAYVGPRAIVLGNANVSGNARIDGTAWVENATVQNNAVITGNANVWNGTVSGSANVSENAILNNCTISGTAIIKGNAMEWGAAFGSGVTVGGDAEIPSCSTAGVYLQVPHTNNGRNNCDGLTASHTSNVDVNAGYTQFTDTQMAFSGSVACTAAAAHIPVRAQKEVVVYPNPACEQINVSLRNFSPDEDVLITLYNSAGTVVLNKRIKASPNFTLNADAEKLEPGVYILKISGKTVFTRKVVISR
- a CDS encoding TonB-dependent receptor, which translates into the protein MAFINIAAFAQSGHIKGKISSADGQPAAFVTVGLKDTRKGAVTTEEGVFVLRNIKPGQYVLIISCTGTKTLHTPVTVVADQTADVSLSLEATSAQLNEIVVEGNRTRTINKRPVSIGKLPVAAIDLPQGVAVIGHEVLEEQQVQRLSDVVKNVNGVYMASTRAGTQEAFNARGYSFSSSNMFKNGARVNSGVMPEMSSLEKVEVLKGSAAILYGNVSPGAVLNMVTKQPSFSFGGEVNVRAGSFGLLKPAFDVYGPLSSKVAYRINGTFETTDSYRDKVHSKRYYVNPSLLFKLNERTTLLVQGDYLKHDFTPDFGIGSLDNTRIADVPRNSFFGTPWQYAHTQQSSAGAAIKHQLNDNWSLNGTLTYQRYSRDYYAVERIQADANGKWARPLNRAFNSENYYLAQVDLTGKFRTGGLEHNVLAGVDGDRYYTKAFSYNQPTIYDTINILHPELYTARTDVPDASRIKSVTTPINRFGVYVQDLIRINSKLNFLAGVRFSYLQNEAPTTLDMKTNTTSQTKAKYDHAFSPRLGLVYKPIESTALFISYANSFTPNNGLDIDSNALKPSVIDQYEAGIKNDFLGGKLSVNVTAYQIRNNNYAQTSPFQKDGVTPNNNANLKALIGKTLSRGVEVDIAGHPLPGLDVIAGYSYNNITIESTSGVTGGAVEGERLVGNPNHTGNASVFYTLQQSKLKGLKLGVGYYYIGQRFAGWNNTINQTQKYNRLISVPGFSTLDVSAGYSFKRFGVMAKVSNITNTYNYYVHENYSINPIPPTAFTGTVSYKF